The Bacillota bacterium genome contains a region encoding:
- a CDS encoding ParB/RepB/Spo0J family partition protein: MWRIARGSEQQGEVFQVALDKIRFGRFQPRFQIEEADLADLVASIREVGVLQPVLVRPCGAGYELIAGERRVRASMLAGLKQIPAVVRELSDAQATEVALIENIQRRSLHFFEEAEGYAKLIREFRLTQAEVARRMGLSQSTVANKLRLLRLDPEIRLQIYQQKLSERHARALLELPDKELQQKVLSLAAAREFSVSEWEKLIRLEKDRIISREIKKRKKCRVKPLIRDLRLFLNSLERGVETLRAAGLEVHLHHHKEEHILRIMIEVVASGSQG, translated from the coding sequence TTGTGGAGGATTGCTCGGGGGAGTGAGCAGCAGGGCGAGGTTTTTCAGGTAGCCCTGGACAAGATCAGATTCGGCCGCTTCCAGCCGCGCTTTCAGATCGAGGAGGCGGATCTGGCGGATCTCGTTGCCTCGATCCGCGAGGTAGGCGTCCTGCAGCCCGTCCTGGTCCGGCCGTGCGGCGCCGGCTATGAATTGATCGCCGGAGAGAGGCGCGTGCGGGCGAGCATGCTGGCCGGCCTGAAGCAGATCCCCGCGGTCGTCAGGGAGTTGAGCGATGCCCAGGCAACGGAGGTTGCCCTGATCGAGAACATCCAGCGGCGGAGCCTGCATTTTTTTGAAGAGGCGGAGGGCTATGCAAAGCTGATCAGAGAGTTCCGGCTGACTCAGGCCGAGGTTGCCAGGCGGATGGGCCTGAGCCAGAGCACGGTGGCAAACAAACTGCGCCTGCTCCGGCTTGACCCTGAGATCCGGCTCCAGATTTATCAGCAGAAACTCTCGGAGCGCCACGCCCGCGCCCTGCTTGAACTGCCGGACAAGGAGTTGCAGCAGAAGGTTCTCAGCCTGGCTGCAGCCCGGGAGTTCAGCGTCTCCGAATGGGAGAAGCTGATCCGGCTCGAAAAGGATCGGATTATTTCCCGGGAAATAAAAAAAAGGAAGAAGTGCCGCGTAAAGCCCCTGATCAGGGACCTGCGCCTCTTTCTCAACTCCCTGGAGCGTGGCGTGGAAACACTGAGGGCTGCAGGCCTGGAGGTTCACCTCCATCACCACAAGGAAGAGCACATTCTGCGGATCATGATCGAGGTTGTGGCAAGTGGTTCCCAGGGTTGA
- a CDS encoding YkgJ family cysteine cluster protein, with protein sequence MWQVVPRVEVKWDEEFRCYDVVVRDPGATVADYEEGFGRLAAGEVRRAYAPSCLGCSLCCRGRLPLTSLDVARFQAGGVGAGLSWREWVRRYATVRRAGKCFDITLRLSSKGVCLFWDEFRGLCGVYSLRPLICRTYFCWPVSWRAEQLRSRIVNTGEDELVRLSLFTAAGSARQRNPFAGKRDYRQVLLRDLCSRRLWRILTSDT encoded by the coding sequence TTGTGGCAAGTGGTTCCCAGGGTTGAGGTGAAGTGGGATGAGGAGTTCAGGTGCTATGATGTCGTGGTCCGGGACCCGGGCGCGACCGTTGCCGATTACGAGGAGGGGTTTGGCAGGCTTGCTGCAGGTGAGGTGCGGAGGGCCTATGCCCCCTCCTGCCTGGGGTGCAGCCTCTGCTGCCGGGGGCGGCTTCCGCTGACCAGCCTCGACGTCGCGAGGTTTCAGGCCGGGGGTGTGGGCGCAGGGCTGAGCTGGAGAGAGTGGGTAAGGAGATATGCGACGGTCCGGCGCGCGGGAAAGTGCTTCGACATTACCCTGCGCTTGAGTTCAAAAGGGGTCTGCCTGTTTTGGGACGAGTTCCGCGGCCTCTGCGGTGTTTACTCCCTGAGGCCCCTGATCTGCCGGACGTATTTCTGCTGGCCGGTCTCCTGGCGGGCAGAGCAGCTGCGCTCCCGGATTGTGAATACAGGGGAGGACGAACTGGTGCGCCTCTCCCTTTTTACGGCAGCCGGTTCTGCCAGGCAGAGAAACCCCTTTGCCGGAAAGCGCGATTACCGGCAGGTCCTGCTGAGAGACCTCTGCTCCCGGAGGCTGTGGCGGATCCTCACCTCTGACACCTGA
- a CDS encoding glycosyltransferase produces the protein MELVKTQDKRYRDYQEIIDIDTKLQLEYYVKKLAHKKIAMINATSFGGGVAEILHSLVPLSRDMGIQIDWWKMEGAREFYTATKAFHNCLQGQEGGLSPEAKEIYLRYNEINAASMQDWRYDFIVVHDPQPAALINFRKESRAKWIWRCHIDTSTPDPESWSFLHQFIKQYDACIFTARDFVKEHESLPGLTFFTPAIDPLSPKNVPLEEEEVRRIVSRFGVDINRPLVSQVSRFDPWKDPLGVIDAYRIVKKDFPEAQLALVGSMAADDPEGWDYLYRTLRKAGEDYDIKIITDMNGVSSLEVNAFQTFSDVLLQKSIREGFGLTVAEGLWKETPVVGGNVGGIRYQIDDGVNGYLVNTVEECAERVLTLLRNPTLAGEMGRAGREKVRKNFLITTNILNYLKLFNRL, from the coding sequence ATGGAGCTTGTGAAAACTCAAGACAAAAGATACAGGGACTATCAGGAGATCATCGACATCGACACGAAACTCCAGCTGGAGTACTACGTCAAAAAGCTCGCCCACAAAAAAATCGCGATGATCAACGCCACATCTTTCGGCGGCGGCGTCGCGGAGATTCTCCATTCTCTGGTGCCGCTCTCAAGAGACATGGGCATTCAGATAGACTGGTGGAAAATGGAAGGCGCCAGAGAGTTTTACACCGCAACCAAAGCCTTTCACAACTGCCTGCAGGGCCAGGAAGGAGGGTTGAGCCCCGAAGCAAAGGAAATTTACCTGAGGTACAATGAGATAAACGCGGCCTCCATGCAGGACTGGCGCTACGACTTTATCGTGGTCCACGATCCCCAGCCGGCGGCACTCATCAACTTCCGAAAAGAGAGCAGGGCAAAATGGATCTGGCGCTGCCATATCGATACCTCCACACCCGACCCGGAATCCTGGAGCTTTCTGCACCAGTTCATCAAGCAGTACGATGCCTGCATTTTTACGGCGCGCGATTTCGTAAAGGAGCACGAGAGCCTGCCCGGCCTTACCTTCTTCACACCGGCGATCGACCCCCTCAGCCCCAAGAACGTTCCCCTGGAGGAAGAAGAGGTGAGGAGGATCGTCAGCAGGTTCGGGGTGGACATCAACAGGCCCCTGGTCTCCCAGGTCTCCCGCTTCGATCCCTGGAAAGATCCCCTGGGAGTAATCGATGCCTACAGAATTGTTAAAAAGGATTTTCCCGAAGCCCAGCTGGCTCTGGTGGGATCGATGGCAGCCGACGACCCCGAAGGGTGGGATTACCTCTACCGCACCCTGCGCAAGGCCGGGGAGGACTACGACATTAAAATCATCACGGATATGAACGGCGTCTCCAGCCTCGAGGTCAACGCCTTTCAGACCTTCTCGGATGTGCTTCTGCAGAAATCCATCAGGGAGGGTTTTGGCCTGACTGTCGCCGAAGGACTCTGGAAGGAAACGCCCGTTGTCGGCGGAAACGTGGGAGGAATCAGGTACCAGATCGATGACGGCGTCAACGGGTATCTGGTGAATACAGTAGAAGAGTGCGCCGAGAGGGTCCTCACCCTGCTGCGGAACCCCACGCTGGCCGGTGAAATGGGGAGGGCCGGGAGGGAAAAAGTGCGTAAAAACTTTCTGATTACCACGAACATCCTGAATTACCTGAAGCTGTTTAACAGGCTCTAA
- the treZ gene encoding malto-oligosyltrehalose trehalohydrolase codes for MFNMGANIIDRAKSRVSFRVFAYNKRKVSLIVKTGERQTVFPMTEEAPHIYSTVVEGLGLDLLYKFRLDEEGEFPDPYSNFQPFGVHGFSRLIDHEAYRWQDLQWKGKCLEELVIMEIHVGTFTEAGTFRAVVEKLDYLLELGVNAIELMPVVQTPGRWNWGYDGVNLFSVNHNYGTPDDLKYLVDCCHQKQIAVVLDVVYNHFGPEGNYLPRYGPYLTDRYRTPWGPAVNFDGRYSEYTRRMVLDSVRYWLEVYRFDGLRLDAVHAIKDSSPTHILKEISAAVKAAAARQNRKKFVVAESDENNVRLINPPEKGGCGIDAQWMDDFHHCIHTVLTGERKGYYVDYGRLEDLKKVYKNFLYTGQYSKYWRGRRGTDASENPGKQFVVALQNHDQVGNRAWGDRLSTLVDFPYLKAAAGLLFFSPYVPLIFMGEEYGERNPFLFFTDYQDPGLQEAVSRGRKEEFKAFGWEEVPDPQDPECFYRSRLTPRRLWSRQNHQLFNFYRDLIRLRMTHPVLKNLDKENLEVKVDELRRIVEITRWNRQVKLTGVFNLGGTEIALGSYPGRQIFNSSWKPYGGSQEGESRRLERGQMVVFEAPLPA; via the coding sequence ATGTTCAATATGGGTGCAAATATTATCGACCGCGCAAAAAGCAGGGTCTCATTCAGAGTTTTTGCCTACAATAAGCGAAAAGTGAGCCTGATCGTCAAGACCGGTGAGCGCCAAACGGTGTTTCCGATGACCGAGGAAGCACCCCACATCTACAGCACGGTTGTTGAGGGGCTGGGGCTGGACCTGCTCTACAAGTTCAGGCTGGACGAAGAAGGGGAATTCCCGGATCCCTACTCCAACTTTCAGCCCTTCGGCGTGCACGGTTTTTCCCGGCTGATCGACCACGAAGCCTACCGGTGGCAGGACCTGCAGTGGAAAGGGAAATGCCTGGAGGAACTGGTCATTATGGAAATCCACGTAGGAACGTTTACGGAGGCCGGCACCTTCCGGGCGGTGGTTGAAAAGCTCGACTACCTCCTGGAACTGGGAGTTAACGCCATCGAACTGATGCCTGTAGTCCAGACTCCGGGAAGATGGAATTGGGGCTACGACGGGGTCAACCTGTTCAGCGTAAATCACAACTACGGGACGCCTGATGATTTGAAGTACCTGGTGGACTGCTGCCACCAGAAGCAGATCGCCGTGGTCCTGGATGTTGTTTACAACCACTTCGGCCCGGAGGGGAACTACCTGCCCCGCTACGGGCCCTACCTCACCGACAGGTATAGAACGCCCTGGGGGCCTGCTGTTAATTTCGACGGCCGGTACAGCGAGTACACCAGGAGAATGGTTCTCGACAGTGTGCGCTACTGGCTCGAGGTTTACCGTTTTGACGGCCTGAGGCTGGATGCCGTCCACGCCATTAAGGACAGCAGCCCCACCCATATTCTCAAGGAGATAAGCGCGGCCGTGAAGGCCGCAGCCGCCAGGCAGAACCGCAAAAAGTTTGTTGTTGCCGAAAGTGATGAGAACAACGTCCGCCTGATTAACCCTCCGGAAAAAGGAGGTTGCGGCATTGACGCCCAGTGGATGGACGATTTTCACCACTGCATCCACACGGTGCTGACCGGAGAAAGAAAGGGGTATTACGTGGACTACGGCCGCCTCGAGGACCTGAAAAAGGTCTATAAAAACTTCCTGTACACCGGCCAGTATTCGAAGTACTGGAGAGGGAGGCGGGGGACCGATGCCTCCGAAAATCCCGGGAAGCAGTTCGTGGTCGCCCTCCAGAACCACGATCAGGTGGGCAACAGGGCCTGGGGCGACCGCCTCTCCACCCTCGTGGATTTCCCCTATTTGAAGGCCGCCGCCGGGCTGCTCTTTTTCTCCCCTTATGTACCCCTGATCTTCATGGGGGAGGAATACGGGGAGCGGAATCCGTTCTTGTTTTTTACGGACTACCAGGACCCGGGGCTGCAGGAGGCGGTTTCCCGCGGGAGAAAGGAAGAGTTTAAAGCCTTCGGCTGGGAAGAGGTTCCCGACCCCCAGGACCCGGAGTGCTTCTACCGTTCCAGGCTGACGCCCCGGCGCCTCTGGAGCAGGCAAAACCACCAGCTCTTCAACTTTTACCGCGACCTGATCAGGCTGCGCATGACCCACCCCGTTCTGAAAAACCTGGACAAAGAAAACCTGGAGGTAAAAGTGGATGAACTGCGAAGGATCGTCGAGATAACCCGTTGGAACCGGCAGGTGAAGCTGACAGGTGTGTTTAACCTGGGCGGCACCGAAATCGCGCTCGGCAGCTATCCGGGCAGGCAGATTTTCAACTCCTCCTGGAAGCCTTACGGCGGGAGCCAGGAAGGAGAGAGCAGGAGGCTGGAGAGGGGGCAGATGGTTGTTTTTGAAGCACCTCTTCCCGCGTGA
- the treY gene encoding malto-oligosyltrehalose synthase — protein MAALRIPTATYRLQFNRGFRFAHARALVPYLHALGISDIYASPLLKARRGSTHGYDVVDPTRLNPELGGEEGFSALVRTLHQYGMGLLLDIVPNHMAATTENPWWLDVLQHGPRSPYARYFDINWQPARPGLNHRVLLPILHAPYGEVLEAQELTLVLAEDGFWVRYRDLRLPLSPASCSKLLAYRLEDLAAALGSAHPAVLELQGLLKRLKELASHRMKDEAFNAALRQVRERLWHLYSTCQGVKEFINRNLQIFNGRKGDPGSFHHLERILSEQAYRLAFWRTANQEINYRRFFDVSDLVSLRTEDEQVFAATHALILQLAEAGQVTGLRIDHIDGLRDPLAYLQRLQNRLSPAGSGFYIVAEKILAGGEELPAEWPVSGTTGYDFLNTVNGLFVAESSAAALNEIYAGFGGTEADFSAVLYTQKRRVMQELFAGEVRALARQLGRLAEQDRHGCDLTLAELEQALVEVTACLPIYRTYTSGFAVSARDYPYLARAAAAAIARNPAAARACNFLRRVLLLELPGCLSPAQRQEWLDFVMRWQQFTGPVTAKGLEDTALYVYNRLVSLNEVGGDPETLGVSVAEFHRRSRARQERWPHTLNATSTHDTKRSEDVRARINVLSEIPALWAERLKRWQRWNRDKKQEVNGRPVPDGNMELLIYQTLAGAWPLREEEVPAFKKRLQAYLVKAAREAKIHTSWLDPAPGYENALAGFAASILEPGGENRFLRDFLEFQKTVSYCGALNSLAQTLLKITAPGVPDFYQGTELWNFSLVDPDNRRPVDFEKRAALLAALQKQEAGGLAGLVQELLACWEDGRVKLFLTYKALHFRRAHRELFARGAYIPLDATGPLGAHVCAFLRRLENSWALVAVPRLLAKFLAGQPPAGPLAARFPPGADAPEGSALVLAAGAPERWRSIFTGAQVQARGASPALLPVADLFRDFPVALLEGTPS, from the coding sequence ATGGCAGCCTTGCGGATTCCCACCGCCACCTACCGGCTCCAGTTCAACCGGGGGTTCCGCTTCGCCCACGCCCGGGCGCTGGTGCCGTACCTGCACGCCCTGGGAATCTCCGACATCTACGCCTCCCCCCTGCTCAAAGCAAGGCGCGGGAGCACCCATGGATACGACGTTGTTGACCCGACACGACTGAACCCGGAACTGGGGGGCGAAGAGGGCTTCTCTGCGCTGGTCAGAACGCTCCATCAGTACGGAATGGGGCTGCTGCTGGACATTGTACCCAATCACATGGCCGCCACCACCGAGAATCCCTGGTGGCTGGATGTCCTCCAGCACGGCCCGCGCTCACCCTATGCCCGGTACTTCGACATCAACTGGCAGCCCGCCAGGCCAGGGCTGAACCACAGGGTTCTGCTCCCGATCCTGCACGCACCATACGGCGAGGTGCTTGAGGCGCAGGAGCTGACCCTGGTATTGGCGGAGGACGGCTTTTGGGTCCGCTACCGCGATCTGCGCCTGCCGCTCAGCCCGGCGTCATGCAGCAAACTCCTGGCATACCGCCTGGAGGATCTGGCTGCAGCCCTGGGGAGCGCGCACCCTGCGGTGCTGGAGCTGCAGGGTTTGCTCAAAAGACTCAAGGAACTGGCATCCCACCGGATGAAAGACGAGGCGTTCAATGCTGCGCTCCGGCAGGTCAGGGAGAGGCTCTGGCACCTGTACAGCACCTGCCAGGGAGTCAAGGAGTTCATCAACAGAAACTTGCAGATCTTCAACGGCAGAAAGGGGGATCCTGGCAGCTTTCACCACCTGGAACGCATCCTCTCAGAGCAGGCCTACCGGCTCGCATTCTGGCGGACGGCAAACCAGGAGATCAACTACCGGCGGTTCTTTGATGTCAGCGACCTTGTCTCCCTGCGCACCGAAGACGAGCAGGTCTTTGCGGCCACGCACGCCCTGATCCTGCAGCTGGCGGAGGCAGGGCAGGTTACCGGCCTGCGCATCGACCACATCGACGGGCTGCGGGATCCTCTGGCCTACCTCCAGAGGCTCCAGAACCGGCTCTCCCCTGCGGGGTCCGGCTTTTACATTGTGGCGGAAAAAATCCTTGCCGGCGGCGAAGAACTGCCGGCAGAGTGGCCAGTCTCCGGCACAACGGGCTACGACTTCCTGAATACGGTCAACGGGCTTTTCGTCGCCGAAAGCAGCGCGGCAGCCCTGAACGAGATCTACGCCGGCTTTGGCGGAACCGAAGCAGACTTCTCTGCGGTGCTCTACACCCAGAAGCGGCGGGTGATGCAAGAGCTGTTCGCAGGCGAGGTGCGCGCCCTGGCCCGGCAGCTGGGCCGCCTGGCGGAACAGGACCGCCACGGCTGCGACCTCACCCTCGCCGAACTGGAGCAGGCCCTGGTCGAGGTCACCGCCTGCCTCCCCATCTACAGGACCTACACCTCCGGCTTTGCGGTTTCGGCACGCGACTATCCGTACCTCGCCCGCGCCGCAGCCGCAGCCATCGCGCGCAACCCCGCCGCCGCCCGGGCCTGCAATTTCCTGCGCCGGGTGCTGCTGCTGGAGCTCCCCGGCTGCCTCTCTCCGGCGCAGCGACAGGAGTGGCTGGACTTCGTGATGCGCTGGCAGCAGTTCACCGGCCCCGTCACGGCGAAAGGACTCGAAGACACCGCCCTTTACGTCTACAACCGCCTGGTCTCCCTCAATGAGGTGGGAGGCGACCCCGAAACGCTGGGGGTGTCTGTGGCGGAATTCCACCGGCGCAGCCGGGCCAGGCAGGAGCGCTGGCCCCACACCCTCAACGCCACGTCCACGCACGACACCAAGCGGAGCGAAGACGTCCGGGCGCGCATCAACGTGCTCTCGGAGATTCCCGCTTTATGGGCGGAGAGGCTGAAGCGGTGGCAGCGCTGGAACCGGGATAAGAAGCAGGAGGTCAACGGCAGGCCTGTGCCTGACGGAAATATGGAGCTCCTTATTTACCAGACCCTGGCCGGGGCCTGGCCGCTCCGGGAAGAAGAGGTGCCCGCCTTCAAAAAGCGGCTTCAGGCCTACCTGGTGAAGGCGGCCCGGGAGGCCAAAATCCACACAAGCTGGCTCGACCCCGCTCCCGGCTACGAAAACGCCCTCGCCGGCTTTGCAGCATCCATCCTCGAGCCCGGAGGGGAAAACCGCTTCCTCCGGGATTTCCTGGAGTTCCAAAAGACCGTCTCCTACTGCGGAGCTTTAAACTCCCTGGCGCAAACCCTGCTCAAGATCACCGCGCCCGGGGTGCCTGACTTCTACCAGGGAACGGAGCTCTGGAACTTCAGCCTTGTCGATCCCGACAACCGGCGCCCGGTGGACTTTGAAAAGCGCGCCGCGCTCCTGGCAGCGCTTCAAAAGCAGGAGGCCGGAGGGCTTGCGGGCCTGGTTCAGGAGCTTCTTGCCTGCTGGGAAGACGGCAGGGTAAAGCTCTTCCTCACCTACAAGGCGCTGCACTTTCGCAGGGCCCACAGGGAGCTGTTTGCGAGAGGAGCCTACATCCCCCTCGACGCTACGGGACCCCTGGGCGCGCACGTCTGCGCCTTCCTCAGGCGCCTGGAAAACAGCTGGGCGCTGGTCGCGGTCCCCCGGCTGCTGGCAAAATTCCTGGCCGGACAACCCCCCGCCGGGCCGCTTGCGGCAAGGTTCCCTCCCGGCGCAGATGCGCCGGAGGGAAGCGCCCTGGTTCTGGCCGCAGGCGCACCAGAGCGCTGGCGCAGCATTTTCACCGGGGCCCAGGTGCAGGCCCGGGGAGCATCTCCCGCGCTCCTCCCGGTTGCCGATCTCTTCCGGGATTTCCCTGTTGCCCTCCTGGAGGGAACTCCGTCCTGA